The Primulina eburnea isolate SZY01 chromosome 18, ASM2296580v1, whole genome shotgun sequence genome segment TGCTCCcttatcaaaatttaattttttgacaGCCCAAAATGCCTTGTGCTCCAGTTCCAAAGCTAAATGACACGCTTTCccaaagaccaacctataaGGCGACATCCTGATAGGTGTCTTATATGCAGTCCTGTATGCCCATAATGCATCATCTAGCTTGATCGCtcaatccttccggtttgtcttcactgtcttttctaatatttgtttGATCTCCCGGTTGGATATCTCTGCTTGCCCATTGGCTTGCGGGTGTTATGCCAGTGTCACCCTGTGCTTCACATCATATTTGGCCaatagtgagttaaaaattttgttacagaaatgcgtaccttcatcactgataatggctctaggcgttccgaatcttgtgaagatgttcctgtggacaaacttaacaacaactcgagcatcattagtactggtggcgattgcttccacccattttgacacataatcaacagccAGTAAAATGTAAGACTGACCAAAAGAGGATGGGaatggacccataaaatcaataccccagacatcaaaaagttccacctccaaaatatttgttagtggtaattcatgtcgtctagaaatattgccaactctttggcatttatcacatgacttgactaaagtataactgtctttaaataaattaggccaatagaaacctgactgtaataccttagctgctgttctagatgctccaaagtgtccaccgTAGGGTGAGGAATGACATTGCTCTAGAATTATACCCCCTTCTTCTTCAGCTACACATCGTCTGATTATCTGATCAGCGCATCTCTTGAACAAGAACGGATCGTCCCACAGATAAAACTTGgcatcatgaagaaatttcttcttttgatgatacGTTAAATCTGAAGGTAATTCTCCTGCAGCAAGGAAATTAGCTATATCTGCAAACCACGGATGTGTAGCACTTACCTTGAAAAGTTGTTCATCTGGGAACGACTCGTTGATAGCTCcaccttcagttctttcttccagCTCTAGTCATGACAGGTGATCAGCCACCTGgttctcacaacctttcttgtctttgacttcaaaatcaaattcttgaagtaggagtatccatcttatcaacctgggctttgcatcctttttggcaaacaagtaacgaagagctacatggtcagtgaaaacagttaccttggtgccaatgagatatgttctgaacttatcgaatgcaaacaccactgctagcatctctttctcagtGGTTGTATAGTTCTGTTGGGCTGCTAAGTGTACGACAAGCATAGTAGATAGTcttgaacatcttgtctcgcctTTGTCCCAATACTGCTCCTACAGCATAGTcgctcgcatcgcacatgagctcaaagggctccttccagtcaggcactatcatgataggtgcagaagtcagagcTGTCTTGATCTTGTTAaacgcctgcaaacaatcatcgtcaaaaataaatgtagaatctttctctaacagattacataaaggtctagtaattttagagaaatctttaataaaacgacgatagaacccggcatgtcccaagaaacttctgatccctttcacattctttggtggtgggagattttcaattgccacaactttggctCTGTCCACTTCCATTCCTCTCACTGAAATTTTgtgcccaagcacaataccttcttgcaccatgaagtgacatttctcccaattcAACACTAAATTCTTCtcctgacatctctgcaaaacaagggtCAAATTCTGCAAACAGTGATCAAAGGATGAACCAAAGACAGATATATCATCCATGAAAACCTCCATTATCTCCTcaaccatgtcagaaaatatggccatcatactcCTCTGAAacgtagcaggtgcattgcaaagtccaaatggcattctcctaAAGGCAAATGTACCGTAGGGACAAGTGAAGATAGTCTTCTcttgatcctccggtgctataACAATTTGATTGTagcctgaataaccatctagaaagcaataataatgataaccacctactctatcaagcatctggtcaataaagggaagagggaagtgatctttcctagtcgcatcattcaatttcctgtagtctatacacactcgccaaccagtcactggacgagttgaaatcaattcgttattctcatttctaactACAGTTATGCCTCCCtttttaggcactacttgtactggtgaaacccaaGAACtgtcagatatagcataaataacaccatcatttagcaattttaatacctcagccctcacaactTCTTTCATGGCTGGATTCAGCCTCCTCTAATGATCAACATAGGGGGAATATGACTCctgcatcaagattttatgcatacaaatagtagggctaatcccctttatatcagcaattgtccatcccaaagcagatttaaattctctcaacaccCTCAACAACCTATCTTTCTCATCACTAGTAAGAGAAGAAGATATAATTACCGGATGTGACGGACCCTCGTCTAGGAAAGCATAGCACAAGTGACGTGGTAAATCCTTCAATACAGGGGATGCTTTTGGTACCTCTTTACCCGCATCCTCAAGTAACTCTTCAAGTTGGGCATCGTTCTTTTCCTTAGGTAGTGTATTGAGAGCAAGTAACTCCTCTTGCacatcccaatcatcttcatccagTGTAGAAGCTgattccaacaagcatctctccAAAGAGTCTTTTGTCAGCTTTCCTGCACCAgcatgagatacacatgaatcaattataTCAATACTCTTACaggtacttacctcatttggtccCTTGatggtgttgtagatgttgaacacgACTTcatctccacctactctcaatgtgagctcccccttgtgcacatcaatcaagGCTTTTTCGGTGGCCAAGAAATGGTCTTCCAAAGATAAGTGGCGTCTCCtggtcttcttccatatctaaaatgACGAAGTCAGCAGGAAATAtgaatttgtctacctttaccagcaCATCCTCTACTATCCCTCGTGGATAAGTAAgtgatctgtcagccagctgcaaggtaatagtgctaggtttcacctcgccaagctccaatttcctgtaaatagaaaaaggcattaaatttATACTAGCAcccaaatcacataaagctctaTTTACTCTAGAACCACCActaacacaaggaatagtaaaactccccggatctttgagtttctgtggtagtttcctCTGGAGTATGGCACTGCACTCTTCGGTCAGCTTTACAGTCTCAAACTCTAGAAGTTTCCTCTTTTTGGACATCACATCCTTGATGAATTTAGCATAATTGTGCATTTGCTCCAATGCATCGGCAAATGGGATGTTGATgtgtattttcttgaaaatttccagaAACTTCGCAAACTGATCATCCAACCCCTTCTTCTTGAACCTCTGTGGATATGGAAGATTTACCTTCGGTAAAGGCTGATGTTTAAGTACTTTCTCAGGCTTCTCTACTTTCTCTTCTCTAACACTTGCACTCTTCTCCTCATCTTCCTCAACCTGTGATCTCTACACTTTCTTCAGTAGGCTCTGGAACCCCAATTTCTTTGCCACTCCTTAGTGTGACAGCCTTGCACTGTTCCCTAGGGTTCATCTCGGTATTGCTGGGAAACTGTCCTCGGTTCTGATCTTTTAAAGCATTGGCTAGTTGCCCAATCTGTGTTTCCAAGGATTTCATCGTGGCACCCATATTACCCATGTGTGTCTCCATGTTATCAAGACGAGACTCAGTTCTCGCCATTCTCTTCCCAGACTCAGTCACAAATGTACCAACTAGATCTTCAAAAGATGGCTTTACTTCCCTTTTttgtgtattgaaccccggtggggGATTCAACACGTTCTTGTTGTTTGCATAGGAGAAATTCTCGTGATTCCTCAAAcctggatgataagtattagggggaggatTACCTCGATAACCTCCAAAGCCGCGATTGTTGATGTACTGAGCTTCCTCCATAACTGGCTCTTCCTCAGCAGTCACCAATGCTACCTCAGACAGTAGATTGGCCTGGCTTGTTCATCGCTGCAATCTGTGCGGTCAATGCCGAAACCTGTGCAGTAAGTGATGTGATTGGGTCTACAGCATACACTCCAGCAGGTTTCCTTGATCCAGATCTTTCACttggccactgataactgttgatggtcatctgttcaagcaaatcataggcCTCATCAGGTGTTTTAGAAAAAATAGTACCTCCGGCGGCTGCATCCACATTCCCTCTAGTTGGCCCATCtaaaccattgtaaaataacTCAATCTGCACCCAATCTGCATAGCCATGATTCGGGCACTTCCTGAGTAATTCCTTGTATCGCTCCCACGCCTCATATAATACCTCAAATTCTCTCTGCCTGAAGTTGGTGATATCTATTTTCAGCTGAGCAGATTTAGCTGGAGGGAAGTACTTTGACAGAAACTTCGTAACCAAATCTGCCCAAGTAGTAACACTTCCCAGCGGTAGAGATTGGAGCCAGCTCCTAGCatgatccctgagagaaaacggaaacaagCGCAATCGAATAATTTCGTCAGAAATACCGTTAATTTTTACCGTATCCGTGATCTCCAGAAAAGTTCTGAGGTGAAGATGGGGATCTGCGGTGGCTGCTCCTCCAaattggttctgttgaaccatattGATGAGCGCGGGCTTCAGCTCGAAATTATTAGCAGCAATAGTTCCACGAGCTATTCCAGAGTAATGAGCGTTTATGACTGAGCGGAAATGTTCCCTGATTGGCACCTCTCTTGGGAGCTCATTCTGATTATCTCTGTTTTCAGGCATTGCTTTAATTTCGTCTCTCCTTGCTTTCCTTAATCTCCTGGCAGTGCTTTCGATTTCCGGATAAAAAATCAGCAAGTCGGGATTTTGaaatcttcgcatgcactgcaAAACAAAAAAGATTATAGattaacaaaacaaaacaaataaaataaaataaagtctaAATTAAAGTAAAGACTAATTAGTAATGATATCAATATGCAATTAAATAGtttactccccggcaacggcgccaaaaacttgttgattattttcactaccgcaagtatacagtgtcaagttttagtactggttagagtacagatatcgatctcacgaagagtaaatatttaaaactgtatattaattaccacaattgaca includes the following:
- the LOC140819188 gene encoding uncharacterized protein; this translates as MEEAQYINNRGFGGYRGNPPPNTYHPGLRNHENFSYANNKNVLNPPPGFNTQKREVKPSFEDLVGTFVTESGKRMARTESRLDNMETHMGNMGATMKSLETQIGQLANALKDQNRGQFPSNTEMNPREQCKAVTLRSGKEIGVPEPTEESRFKKKGLDDQFAKFLEIFKKIHINIPFADALEQMHNYAKFIKDVMSKKRKLLEFETLADRSLTYPRGIVEDVLIWKKTRRRHLSLEDHFLATEKALIDVHKGELTLRVGGDEVVFNIYNTIKGPNEVSTCKSIDIIDSCVSHAGAGKLTKDSLERCLLESASTLDEDDWDVQEELLALNTLPKEKNDAQLEELLEDAGKEVPKASPVLKDLPRHLCYAFLDEGPSHPVIISSSLTSDEKDRSHIPPMLIIRGG